One window of the Clostridium sp. MB40-C1 genome contains the following:
- the thyX gene encoding FAD-dependent thymidylate synthase — MALKVKLIEYTPNPERVIASAAKLCYSAVGVDEILEGLNEKNVQEFLDRLMSYGHTSTIEHISFTFAVEGVSRSLTHQLVRHRIASYSQQSQRYVKLNQFEYVIPPEIEHNEEAKEIFIKSMEESQNAYDKIVEILKEKYINQGMKKLSAQKKAIEDARYVFPNACETKIMLTMNARSLMNFFEHRCCNRAQWEIRALADEILKLVKKAAPILFKNSGPKCLKGNCPEGTMTCGDISNVRNKYSKMESEI; from the coding sequence ATGGCTTTAAAAGTTAAATTAATAGAATACACTCCAAATCCGGAAAGAGTTATTGCATCGGCTGCAAAGCTTTGTTATAGTGCTGTGGGGGTAGATGAAATTTTAGAAGGATTAAATGAGAAAAACGTTCAGGAATTTTTAGATAGATTAATGTCCTATGGGCATACTTCAACTATAGAGCATATAAGTTTTACTTTTGCAGTAGAGGGAGTATCAAGAAGTTTAACTCATCAATTAGTTAGACACAGAATAGCATCATATTCTCAGCAAAGTCAAAGATATGTTAAACTAAATCAATTTGAGTATGTTATACCTCCAGAAATTGAACATAATGAGGAAGCAAAAGAAATCTTTATAAAATCAATGGAAGAGAGTCAGAATGCATATGATAAGATTGTTGAAATACTTAAAGAAAAATATATTAATCAGGGTATGAAAAAGTTGAGTGCACAAAAAAAAGCAATAGAAGATGCTAGATATGTTTTCCCTAATGCTTGTGAAACTAAGATTATGCTTACAATGAATGCTAGGAGTCTTATGAACTTTTTTGAACATAGATGTTGCAATAGGGCACAGTGGGAAATACGTGCCTTAGCTGATGAAATATTAAAGTTAGTAAAAAAAGCCGCTCCTATTTTATTTAAAAACTCAGGGCCAAAGTGTTTGAAGGGAAATTGTCCT
- a CDS encoding proline--tRNA ligase, which yields MRMSNMLVTTLREVPAEAELPSHKLMLRSGMMRKMASGIYNFMPLGLRSLKKIENVVREEMDRAGAQEFLASALIPSELWQESGRWDVFGPEMFRLNDRNERQFCLGPTHEEVFTDIARGVIKSYKQLPLNLYQIQTKYRDERRPRFGVMRSREFIMKDAYSFDKDYEGLDESYNKMYEAYTKIFARCGVECSAVEADSGAIGGTGSAEFMVKSEFGEDEVVFCDSCNYAANMEKAVAISEPSQEEELKDIEKIATPNVKTIEELIKFFNISPNKFAKTLIYKADNKVVAVVVRGDREVNEVKVINAVGGAIEFEMADEKTVREATSAEIGFAGPIGIKADFILVDNEVANMYNFIVGANDTGYHLVNANYERDFEGTVGDFRNVTSEDRCPKCGRNLTIARGIEVGHIFKLGTKYSEAMGAVFNDENGKVKPLIMGCYGIGVNRTMAAVIEQHHDENGIVWPLSVAPYHVIVIPAVSKNEEQMKTAEELYNSLKDLGVEVLLDDRKERTGVKFKDADLMGIPIRITVGKMISEGKVEFKLRSSEEVEQIDVCSVINKVKEQFEKEEIKL from the coding sequence ATGAGAATGTCAAATATGTTAGTGACAACACTAAGAGAAGTTCCAGCAGAGGCAGAGTTGCCAAGTCATAAATTGATGCTAAGATCAGGAATGATGAGGAAGATGGCATCTGGTATATATAATTTCATGCCTTTAGGACTTAGAAGCCTAAAAAAAATTGAAAATGTGGTAAGGGAAGAGATGGATAGGGCAGGTGCTCAAGAATTTTTAGCTTCTGCATTAATTCCATCAGAGTTATGGCAAGAATCTGGAAGATGGGATGTTTTTGGACCGGAAATGTTTAGATTAAATGATAGAAATGAAAGACAGTTTTGTTTGGGACCTACACATGAAGAAGTGTTTACTGATATAGCAAGAGGCGTTATAAAGTCGTATAAACAACTTCCACTTAACTTATATCAAATACAAACAAAATATAGAGATGAAAGAAGACCAAGATTTGGAGTTATGAGATCAAGAGAATTCATAATGAAAGATGCCTATAGTTTTGATAAGGATTATGAAGGTTTAGATGAATCTTATAATAAAATGTATGAGGCGTATACAAAAATATTTGCAAGATGTGGGGTAGAGTGTAGTGCTGTTGAAGCAGATTCAGGAGCGATAGGTGGAACTGGTTCAGCTGAATTTATGGTAAAATCAGAGTTTGGAGAAGATGAAGTAGTATTCTGTGATTCCTGTAATTATGCTGCTAATATGGAAAAAGCAGTTGCAATTTCAGAACCATCACAAGAAGAAGAACTTAAAGATATAGAAAAAATAGCTACTCCAAATGTTAAAACTATAGAAGAATTAATTAAATTTTTTAACATAAGTCCTAACAAATTTGCAAAGACACTTATATACAAAGCTGATAATAAAGTTGTAGCTGTTGTTGTAAGAGGAGATAGAGAAGTAAATGAAGTTAAAGTTATAAATGCTGTAGGTGGAGCTATTGAATTTGAAATGGCTGATGAGAAGACAGTTAGAGAAGCTACTTCAGCAGAGATAGGATTTGCAGGACCTATAGGTATAAAAGCAGATTTTATATTAGTGGATAATGAAGTTGCTAATATGTATAATTTTATAGTTGGAGCTAATGATACAGGATATCATTTAGTGAATGCTAATTATGAAAGAGATTTTGAAGGAACTGTTGGAGATTTTAGAAATGTTACAAGTGAAGATAGGTGCCCGAAATGTGGAAGAAATTTAACTATTGCTAGAGGTATTGAAGTTGGCCATATATTCAAGCTTGGAACTAAATATTCAGAAGCCATGGGAGCTGTGTTTAATGATGAAAATGGAAAAGTTAAACCACTAATTATGGGGTGCTATGGTATAGGAGTAAATAGAACTATGGCAGCAGTTATTGAACAGCATCATGATGAGAATGGAATAGTTTGGCCACTATCTGTAGCTCCATATCATGTTATAGTTATTCCAGCTGTTAGCAAAAATGAAGAACAAATGAAAACTGCTGAAGAACTTTACAATAGTTTAAAAGATTTAGGAGTAGAAGTTCTTCTAGATGACAGAAAAGAAAGAACAGGAGTAAAATTTAAAGATGCAGATTTAATGGGAATACCTATAAGAATTACTGTTGGCAAAATGATAAGTGAAGGTAAAGTTGAATTTAAGTTAAGAAGTAGTGAAGAAGTTGAACAAATAGATGTATGTTCTGTAATTAATAAAGTAAAAGAACAATTTGAAAAAGAAGAAATAAAGCTATAA
- the cysS gene encoding cysteine--tRNA ligase — MKVFNTMTRQKEEFKPINPNKVNMYVCGPTVYDFFHIGNARTFLVFDTVRRYFEYKGYEVNYIQNFTDIDDKMINRANREGITVKELGDNFIKEYYQDADGLNIKRATNNPRATEYIEEIIEFVEDLINKGYAYEVDGDVYFNTKKFKEYGKLSGQNLEDLQAGARINVDERKEDPMDFAVWKSEKPGEPSWKSPWGNGRPGWHIECSCMAHNLLGETIDIHAGGADLVFPHHENEVAQSEARNGKTFANYWMHSAYLNIDNKKMSKSLNNFFTTREILKQYDPEIIRLFMLSAHYRTPLNFSKDLLESAKASLERLYNAIGNLERLENEVTNTQLTDEEKKYKKELDLYKDKYIEKMDDDFNTADAIAVMFDLIRDINSNINADSSKELVDYALNLIRELGSPLGVLQNSTICDLNEEIEKLVELRQQARKEKDWSLADKIRDDLKEKGIVLEDTPQGVRWKKI, encoded by the coding sequence ATGAAAGTATTTAATACCATGACTAGGCAAAAAGAAGAATTTAAGCCTATAAATCCTAATAAGGTTAATATGTATGTTTGTGGACCTACTGTATATGATTTCTTTCATATAGGTAATGCAAGAACATTTTTAGTTTTTGATACAGTTAGAAGATATTTTGAATATAAAGGATATGAGGTTAATTATATTCAGAATTTTACAGATATAGATGATAAAATGATTAATAGAGCTAATAGAGAAGGAATAACTGTTAAGGAGCTTGGGGATAACTTTATTAAAGAATACTATCAAGATGCTGATGGATTGAATATAAAGAGAGCAACTAATAATCCTAGAGCAACAGAATATATTGAGGAAATAATTGAATTCGTTGAAGATTTGATAAATAAAGGATATGCATATGAGGTAGATGGAGATGTCTATTTTAATACAAAAAAATTCAAGGAATATGGAAAGTTATCTGGTCAGAATCTTGAGGATTTACAAGCAGGTGCAAGAATAAATGTTGATGAGAGAAAAGAAGATCCTATGGATTTTGCGGTGTGGAAAAGCGAAAAACCAGGAGAACCTTCTTGGAAAAGTCCTTGGGGAAATGGAAGACCAGGATGGCATATAGAATGCTCATGCATGGCTCATAATTTATTAGGGGAGACAATTGACATACATGCTGGTGGTGCAGATTTGGTATTTCCTCATCATGAAAATGAAGTAGCTCAAAGTGAGGCTAGAAACGGAAAAACTTTTGCAAACTATTGGATGCATTCAGCTTATTTGAATATAGATAATAAAAAAATGTCTAAGTCGCTTAATAATTTCTTTACAACTAGAGAAATTTTAAAACAATATGATCCTGAAATTATAAGATTATTTATGCTTTCAGCTCATTATAGAACCCCACTAAACTTTAGCAAAGATCTTTTGGAATCAGCGAAGGCTTCTCTTGAAAGATTGTATAATGCTATTGGAAATTTAGAAAGACTTGAGAATGAAGTAACAAACACTCAACTTACAGATGAAGAAAAGAAATATAAAAAAGAATTGGATTTATATAAAGACAAATATATTGAAAAAATGGATGATGATTTTAACACAGCAGATGCTATTGCTGTTATGTTTGATTTGATAAGAGATATAAACTCAAATATAAATGCAGACTCATCCAAGGAATTAGTTGATTATGCTCTAAATCTTATTAGAGAATTAGGTTCTCCACTAGGAGTGCTTCAAAATTCTACAATATGTGATTTAAATGAAGAAATAGAAAAACTTGTAGAATTAAGACAACAAGCCAGAAAAGAAAAAGATTGGTCTCTTGCAGATAAAATAAGAGATGATTTAAAAGAAAAAGGAATAGTTTTAGAAGATACTCCTCAAGGGGTAAGGTGGAAGAAAATTTAA
- a CDS encoding Mini-ribonuclease 3, whose protein sequence is MEFDILKGKFTLQQARGLNPLVLAFVGDAIYEVFIRTYLVNNNREMSAHKLHVKAISFVKAHSQSEIMKQIESELTDEEHVIFKRGRNAKSGSVPKNADVQEYRIATGLEALIGFLYITEQVDRLNKILNMVVSIEII, encoded by the coding sequence ATGGAATTTGATATTCTGAAAGGTAAGTTCACGTTACAACAAGCGAGAGGATTAAATCCACTAGTACTTGCTTTTGTAGGTGATGCTATATATGAGGTGTTTATTAGAACATATTTAGTTAATAATAATAGAGAAATGTCCGCTCACAAGCTTCATGTTAAGGCTATATCATTTGTAAAAGCTCATTCTCAAAGTGAAATTATGAAACAGATTGAAAGTGAGTTAACTGATGAGGAACACGTGATTTTTAAGCGTGGGAGGAATGCAAAGTCTGGTTCTGTACCTAAAAATGCAGATGTTCAGGAGTATAGAATTGCAACAGGCTTAGAAGCTTTAATTGGATTTTTATACATTACAGAGCAGGTAGACAGACTTAATAAGATATTAAATATGGTTGTTAGTATTGAAATTATATAA